In the genome of Candidatus Eisenbacteria bacterium, the window GATCTCCGAGAGGGCGCCGACGTCTGTCGCGACGACAGGCAGCGCGGCGTCCATGGCCTCCATGAGAGAGAGCGGGAGAGTCTCGACCCTCGGGTGGGAACAGAGGACGGCGAGGTCGGCGATGGGCCAGAGGCGGCGGCCATTGGGCTGCCCCCCAAGGAAGCGCACCGTCCCTCCGAGATCGAGCCTGGCCGCTTCGTCCTCCAGCGACCGGCGCCGGGGCCCATCGCCGATCACCAGGACGACGAGATCCGGGATGTCGCGCCGGACGCGGGCGGCCGCCCGCAACAGAAGCTCGTGATTCTTCTCGGGCCTCAGGACGGCGAGAATCGCGACGACGCGCGCGCCAGCGGGGACGCCGAACTCCTCCCGCAGCGCCCTTCTGCGTCCCTCGAGAACGGCGGCTTCCGCCCCCTCGGCGGGTATCGCGTTTCGGATCACGCAGATCTTCCCGGGAGGGATCCCCTCCGCGCGGATCAGATAGCCGCGCTGCGCCTCCGCGATCGCGATCACCCGATCCAGCAAGGGCATGAAGAAGCGGATCGACCGCGGAACGCTCGGAAGCCCGCCCCATCGGCCGGTCGTGTGAACCGGCATCACACGCACGCGGACGGAAGTCCCGAGAGACGCGAGCGCCGAGTGGAAGATCGCATGCGGGTGGTCGAGCATGTAGAGGATCCGGAAGCGCTCCGACGCGATCCAGCGCTGGAGCCTCGGGATGAGCAGCGGATCGAGCTTCCCCCGGCCGGTCAAGGCGGACCTCACCGGAACTCCGGCGGCGGCGATCTCTTCCCCGATCGCGCCGGGCTCGCGGAGCGTGGCGAC includes:
- a CDS encoding glycosyltransferase; translated protein: MKPVRTLFVATTLAVGGAERILQHLALGLDRRRFDVSVATLREPGAIGEEIAAAGVPVRSALTGRGKLDPLLIPRLQRWIASERFRILYMLDHPHAIFHSALASLGTSVRVRVMPVHTTGRWGGLPSVPRSIRFFMPLLDRVIAIAEAQRGYLIRAEGIPPGKICVIRNAIPAEGAEAAVLEGRRRALREEFGVPAGARVVAILAVLRPEKNHELLLRAAARVRRDIPDLVVLVIGDGPRRRSLEDEAARLDLGGTVRFLGGQPNGRRLWPIADLAVLCSHPRVETLPLSLMEAMDAALPVVATDVGALSEIVESGKNGELVPAGDEEGLARAIGRILGDPARRLVYGRESQRLIQEQFRLERMLQETEDLLLRLMGG